One window of Cellulomonas shaoxiangyii genomic DNA carries:
- the chvE gene encoding multiple monosaccharide ABC transporter substrate-binding protein: MSLGWKKTATGLVTAGLLVGSLAACSQERDSGGGDAGGGETAAAEDTLVGIAMPTKSLERWNRDGTHLEELLQGAEYETTLQYADNKVDQQLTQIENMINQGADVLVIAPIDGTTLGPVLDQAAEQDITVIAYDRLINDSEHVDYYATFDNYEVGKMQGEFIAEQLDLEGGAGPFNLEPFAGSPDDNNAKFFFSGAWDVLKPYVDGGQLVVPSNKAPASNDDWQSIGIQGWGSDAAQSEMENRLNSFYGGGQQVDVILSPNDSLALGIAQALAGNGYAPGDEYPVLTGQDADLANVQNMMAGKQSMTVWKDTRTLGDQVATMVQQIVAGEEVEVNDEETYDNGVKVVPTYLLPPEVVTPDTVESALVESEFYTADDLGL, encoded by the coding sequence ATGTCACTGGGTTGGAAGAAGACTGCGACCGGTCTGGTCACCGCGGGTCTGCTCGTCGGGTCGCTCGCCGCGTGCAGCCAGGAGCGGGACTCCGGCGGCGGCGACGCGGGCGGCGGCGAGACGGCGGCCGCCGAGGACACGCTGGTCGGGATCGCCATGCCCACCAAGAGCCTCGAGCGGTGGAACCGCGACGGCACGCACCTGGAGGAGCTCCTCCAGGGCGCCGAGTACGAGACGACGCTGCAGTACGCCGACAACAAGGTCGACCAGCAGCTCACGCAGATCGAGAACATGATCAACCAGGGCGCCGACGTCCTCGTCATCGCCCCGATCGACGGCACCACCCTCGGCCCGGTCCTCGACCAGGCCGCGGAGCAGGACATCACCGTCATCGCGTACGACCGCCTCATCAACGACAGCGAGCACGTCGACTACTACGCGACGTTCGACAACTACGAGGTCGGCAAGATGCAGGGCGAGTTCATCGCCGAGCAGCTCGACCTCGAGGGCGGCGCCGGCCCGTTCAACCTCGAGCCGTTCGCCGGGTCCCCGGACGACAACAACGCCAAGTTCTTCTTCTCCGGCGCGTGGGACGTCCTCAAGCCCTACGTCGACGGCGGCCAGCTCGTCGTGCCCTCGAACAAGGCGCCGGCGTCCAACGACGACTGGCAGAGCATCGGCATCCAGGGCTGGGGCTCCGACGCCGCGCAGTCCGAGATGGAGAACCGCCTCAACTCGTTCTACGGCGGGGGCCAGCAGGTCGACGTCATCCTGTCGCCGAACGACTCGCTCGCGCTCGGCATCGCGCAGGCGCTCGCGGGCAACGGCTACGCGCCCGGCGACGAGTACCCGGTCCTGACCGGGCAGGACGCGGACCTCGCGAACGTGCAGAACATGATGGCCGGCAAGCAGTCCATGACGGTCTGGAAGGACACCCGCACGCTGGGCGACCAGGTCGCGACGATGGTGCAGCAGATCGTCGCGGGCGAGGAGGTCGAGGTCAACGACGAGGAGACCTACGACAACGGCGTGAAGGTCGTCCCGACGTACCTCCTGCCGCCGGAGGTCGTCACGCCCGACACGGTGGAGTCCGCGCTCGTGGAGTCGGAGTTCTACACCGCGGACGACCTCGGCCTCTGA
- the mmsA gene encoding multiple monosaccharide ABC transporter ATP-binding protein, whose amino-acid sequence MDTEHILEMRGITKKFPGVVALADVTLAVRRGEIHAICGENGAGKSTLMKVLSGIYPHGSYEGDIVLDGDVQEFRGVRDSERRGVVIIHQELALSPFLSIAENIFLGNERTHRGVIDWNRTNAEAARLLARVGLDERPDTKVIDIGVGKQQLVEIAKALSKDVSLLILDEPTAALNDEDSAHLLTLIRDLKAEGITSIIISHKLNEIEAIADTTTIIRDGRTIESMAMNGDEPVTEERIIRGMVGRPLDNRFPDHVGTIGDEVLRIEDWTVHHPVDHARKVVDGASLTVHRGEIVGLAGLMGAGRTELAMSVFGRSYGANISGRLYKDGKEIHASNVQQAIAHGIAYATEDRKRYGLNLIDTIERNVSASALGKLSRLGVVDRRGEGRVAEQYRREMNIKAPSVASLVGKLSGGNQQKVVLSKWIYADPDVLILDEPTRGIDVGAKYEIYTIINRLADAGKGVLVISSELPELLGICDRIYALSQGRVTGEVPRAEATQERLMQYMTMDKDGIAR is encoded by the coding sequence ATGGACACCGAGCACATCCTCGAGATGCGCGGCATCACCAAGAAGTTCCCGGGCGTCGTGGCGCTCGCCGACGTCACCCTGGCCGTGCGCCGCGGCGAGATCCACGCGATCTGCGGCGAGAACGGCGCCGGCAAGTCGACGCTCATGAAGGTGCTCTCGGGCATCTACCCGCACGGCAGCTACGAGGGCGACATCGTCCTCGACGGCGACGTGCAGGAGTTCCGCGGCGTGCGCGACTCGGAGCGGCGCGGCGTCGTGATCATCCACCAGGAGCTGGCGCTCTCGCCGTTCCTGTCGATCGCCGAGAACATCTTCCTCGGCAACGAGCGCACCCACCGCGGCGTGATCGACTGGAACCGCACCAACGCCGAGGCGGCCCGGCTGCTCGCACGCGTCGGCCTCGACGAGCGCCCCGACACCAAGGTCATCGACATCGGCGTCGGCAAGCAGCAGCTCGTCGAGATCGCCAAGGCCCTGTCGAAGGACGTGAGCCTGCTGATCCTCGACGAGCCGACGGCCGCGCTGAACGACGAGGACAGCGCGCACCTGCTGACCCTCATCCGCGACCTCAAGGCCGAGGGCATCACCTCGATCATCATCAGCCACAAGCTGAACGAGATCGAGGCGATCGCCGACACCACGACGATCATCCGCGACGGCCGCACGATCGAGTCCATGGCGATGAACGGGGACGAGCCGGTCACCGAGGAGCGGATCATCCGCGGCATGGTCGGGCGCCCGCTCGACAACCGGTTCCCCGACCACGTGGGGACCATCGGCGACGAGGTCCTGCGCATCGAGGACTGGACCGTGCACCACCCCGTCGACCACGCGCGCAAGGTCGTCGACGGCGCGAGCCTCACGGTCCACCGCGGCGAGATCGTCGGCCTCGCGGGCCTCATGGGCGCCGGCCGCACGGAGCTCGCGATGAGCGTGTTCGGCCGCTCGTACGGCGCGAACATCTCCGGCCGCCTGTACAAGGACGGCAAGGAGATCCACGCCTCGAACGTGCAGCAGGCGATCGCCCACGGCATCGCCTACGCCACCGAGGACCGCAAGCGCTACGGCCTCAACCTCATCGACACCATCGAGCGGAACGTCTCCGCCTCCGCGCTCGGCAAGCTCTCCCGGCTCGGCGTCGTCGACCGCCGCGGCGAGGGCCGGGTGGCCGAGCAGTACCGGCGCGAGATGAACATCAAGGCGCCCAGCGTGGCGTCGCTGGTCGGCAAGCTGTCGGGCGGCAACCAGCAGAAGGTCGTGCTGAGCAAGTGGATCTACGCGGATCCCGACGTGCTCATCCTCGACGAGCCGACGCGCGGCATCGACGTCGGCGCGAAGTACGAGATCTACACGATCATCAACCGGCTGGCGGACGCCGGGAAGGGCGTGCTCGTCATCTCCTCGGAGCTGCCCGAGCTGCTCGGCATCTGCGACCGCATCTACGCGCTCAGCCAGGGCCGCGTGACCGGCGAGGTCCCGCGCGCCGAGGCCACCCAGGAGCGACTCATGCAGTACATGACGATGGACAAGGACGGGATCGCCCGATGA
- the mmsB gene encoding multiple monosaccharide ABC transporter permease, with the protein MSTRTEVNISSPTPPDLPRLSIGQRLQGLGGNARQYGIFGALIVIVLLFQVLTDGKLLLANNVAALFQQNAYVMILAIGMVMVIVAGHIDLSVGSVVAFVGGVVAVSMRDHDVPWGLAVLLGLAIGCVVGAWQGFWVAYVGIPAFIVTLAGMLVFRGLALAVVGETVAGLPSSFISISKGSLPNVLGFAGNMDVVTLVIGALAVAAIVVSQLRARQSLRKHDLHVEATGLFVAKVVAIAAGIGVLTVILSFSAGGTPVVLVLVGVLVVAYSFLMGRTVFGRHIYAIGGNRLAAGLSGVNTRRVDFWIFVNMGLLAGAAAIVTTARSGAATAQAGANFELDAIAACFIGGAAVTGGIGRISGAIVGALIMGVLNMGLSIMAVDPSWQMVIKGLVLLLAVAFDLLNKRRAGTQ; encoded by the coding sequence ATGAGCACCAGGACCGAGGTCAACATCTCCTCTCCGACGCCGCCGGACCTGCCGCGGCTGTCGATCGGGCAGCGCCTGCAGGGACTGGGCGGGAACGCGCGCCAGTACGGGATCTTCGGCGCGCTCATCGTCATCGTCCTGCTGTTCCAGGTGCTGACCGACGGCAAGCTCCTGCTCGCCAACAACGTCGCGGCGCTGTTCCAGCAGAACGCGTACGTCATGATCCTCGCGATCGGCATGGTCATGGTCATCGTGGCCGGCCACATCGACCTGTCGGTCGGGTCGGTCGTCGCGTTCGTCGGCGGCGTCGTCGCGGTGAGCATGCGCGACCACGACGTGCCGTGGGGCCTCGCGGTGCTGCTCGGCCTCGCCATCGGCTGCGTCGTCGGCGCGTGGCAGGGCTTCTGGGTCGCCTACGTCGGCATCCCGGCGTTCATCGTGACGCTGGCCGGCATGCTGGTCTTCCGCGGCCTCGCGCTCGCGGTCGTCGGCGAGACGGTCGCCGGCCTGCCGTCGTCCTTCATCAGCATCTCGAAGGGCTCGCTGCCCAACGTGCTCGGGTTCGCCGGCAACATGGACGTCGTCACCCTCGTCATCGGCGCGCTCGCGGTCGCGGCGATCGTCGTGTCGCAGCTGCGTGCCCGCCAGTCCCTGCGCAAGCACGACCTGCACGTCGAGGCCACGGGCCTGTTCGTGGCGAAGGTCGTGGCGATCGCGGCCGGCATCGGCGTCCTCACCGTCATCCTGTCGTTCTCGGCGGGCGGCACGCCCGTCGTCCTCGTGCTGGTCGGCGTCCTGGTCGTCGCGTACTCGTTCCTCATGGGGCGCACGGTCTTCGGGCGGCACATCTACGCGATCGGCGGCAACCGGCTCGCGGCGGGCCTGTCGGGCGTGAACACGCGGCGGGTCGACTTCTGGATCTTCGTCAACATGGGCCTGCTCGCCGGTGCGGCCGCGATCGTGACGACGGCCCGCTCGGGGGCGGCCACCGCGCAGGCGGGCGCGAACTTCGAGCTCGACGCCATCGCCGCCTGCTTCATCGGCGGGGCCGCCGTCACCGGCGGCATCGGCCGCATCTCCGGTGCCATCGTGGGTGCGCTCATCATGGGCGTGCTCAACATGGGCCTGTCGATCATGGCGGTCGACCCGTCGTGGCAGATGGTCATCAAGGGCCTCGTGCTCCTGCTCGCGGTGGCGTTCGACCTGCTCAACAAGCGGCGCGCGGGCACGCAGTAG